The proteins below come from a single Mauremys reevesii isolate NIE-2019 linkage group 6, ASM1616193v1, whole genome shotgun sequence genomic window:
- the RPL37 gene encoding 60S ribosomal protein L37, producing the protein MTKGTSSFGKRRNKTHTLCRRCGSKAYHLQKSTCGKCGYPAKRKRKYNWSAKAKRRNTTGTGRMRHLKNVYRRFRNGFREGTTPKPKRAAVAASSSS; encoded by the exons ATG ACGAAGGGAACATCGTCATTCGGTAAGCGCCGCAATAAGACCCACACTTTGTGCCGGCGCTGCGGATCCAAGGCATACCATCTCCAGAAGTCCACCTGTGGGAAATGTGGGTACCCTGCTAAGCGCAAGAGAAAGT ATAACTGGAGTGCCAAGGCTAAAAGACGCAACACCACTGGTACTGGTCGTATGAGGCACCTGAAAAATGTCTACCGTCGATTCAG GAATGGATTCCGTGAAGGAACAACACCTAAGCCCAAGAGAGCCGCTGTTGCAGCATCCAGCTCATCTTAA